A stretch of DNA from Gimesia chilikensis:
ACTTGTTTAATGACTGAAAGGAGGGGATGCGATTCACTTCCGCGAGCTGGGGCAAGTCTTGCTTTTGAATCAGCATCAGATCGGGCAAAGCATGTTTTCCCTGAATCATTCGCGTCGACGAATCAAAAGCCAGCTCTTCTAAATGAATGTCTTCATACTCCCCTTCTTCGTTGAGCGGGCAGACTGCGATCATACTTTTGCTGTTGATGAGATACACGCCGCTGGCATCTCTGGTGCTGCTGCGTCGATAAATCCAGTTTTCCCCCTGGATCAACCTGCTGCTCTCAATCTGCCGGTTTCCATCAGAGGAATTACGAAAGTCACAGACCAGATACCAGTCTTCGCTATCAACTTCCTCGGGCCAGTTCAATCGGAACCGAACCGAGACGACCTCCGGTTTATCGGTTGGACAGACGATCTCCTCGGTCATATCACGACCGGGAATCACATACACATTCTGGTGAAGAGTCTCTCCCCAGGGAGCTTTCAAAGTCAGCCGATATTTCCCCCAGGGTAGTTTTCCGAAATCAAGCATCCCCCGGCCATTACTGACGGCTTCCAGGGTGAACTCTTCGGAACGATCACCACTTTTAGTAAGTGTACCGGCATAATTGTGGGGCAGCCTCTCATCCTGATCCTCCGCAACCAGTTGAAAGGCAAGCTGATTCATCCCAGTGGCAACAGTATCCGGCTCGACTGACCTGTTCTGATTCAACTGCTCCAGCTGTTTCAGAATCTGCTGATTCACTTCGTCCGACGTCACCGGCTCGGGTCGATTCGCCATCTCAGCCATCTGTGCCATCATCCGGTTATTGAATGCCTGGCTCTCTTTCATCATCGACCAGACCAGCCCCACCACGATGAAGCCACACACGGCCATCACCACAGCGACCCCGGTCAGAATACGTTGTGACATGATCTTCTCCTTCATCGCTTCCAGCCAGAGTTGGCGGGCCACTTTGATCGGATCACCAAACTGTTCCAGCACACGTTTCCGCGCCAGCTGCTCATCCGGATTCTTCAACAGTTCCCGATTCAGGGCACACGCAAAATGGTCGCTGAGTTCATCGATAATCTCCTGCCGCAATGACGAAGGTTCGTCGTCCCGTCGCGGCGGAAAATCTTCGATACTGATCTCAGGCCAGGCCACTTTCCGCTCCCAGAATCCGGTCCACCGCGGATGAGAACTGCTTCCACTCCTGACGCTTCTCATTCAGGACCTTCTGCCCCTGCGTCGTCAGCTCGTAATACTTCCGCCGACGACCATCGACTTCACGCCAGAATGATTTCAGCAGCTTTTTCCGCTGCATCTTGTGCAACGCCGGATACAGACTCCCCTCCTTCAGCTCAAATTCCTGAGCCGAACGGTTCGTCACCTGTTGCGTAATCTCGTAACCATACGTGGGCCCCTCGGAAACCAGTTCCAGAATGAGCATCTCCAGCGTGCCTGCAAATAACTGAGGATTCATCTTTCTTTCTCCCATACCTAGGATGACTACATATCCAATATATAGCCGCTCTAGGTATGTACTGTCAAGCAGTTTTTTTTTAAAAGAAATCACGAGGGGGTGAGCCCGAATGCAATTCGGGCCGAGCACAGCGCGCAGGAGGTCCCAGCTTACGAGATCAATTTACAACAGAGAAACCCATCATTCGCACAAGTGGGCTCGAGGCACACGTACGCTCCACATCGTTTGCACCGCGACCACCTGTTGCCTGCGGCAATACCGGATTATATACGGTACCACCCAGATTATTCAGAGGCCCTTGAAAGTGGACACCAATCGTACTTCACCAGGCGGGCGGACACATGGGTCCGCACCCTACGCCAGTTGAAGCAAGCACAGACGGACTGTTAAACAGCCCGTCCCGCGTTCGCGCAGAACTGGTAATACACCTCTTCCGATTTCACGAGCTGATCGATTTCGACCCACTCATCCACCGTGTGGGCCTGGGCGATGGAACCGGGGCCGAAGACCATTGAAGGCACGCCACTCTGATTCACACGGGCTGCGTGCGTACCGTAGGGGACACCCACTTTTTTGTGACCGGGCTCCATCGTGTCGATTACCTTCAGCAGTTGATCGCTCCATGCCCCATTATTGTGATCGGAGAGAGAAACGCCGGTAATCCACGGCGGCAGCATCTCGAACTCAAAAGGCAGCTGTTCTTTGAGGTAGTCTTCCACCTGGTTCATCACATCGATGCCATCTTCACCAGGAATGACGCGGCGGTCGATTTCAATCGTGCACCAGTCCGGCACAATGTTGACGCTGTCGCCCCCTTCGATCACGCCGACACTCAAGGTCGGCGGACCGCACAACGGATGTGCTTCCCGTTTCGTCAGCTCATCCGCGTAGACCTGCAGCGCCTTGATCACATCCGCCATCCGGTAGATGGCATTTACGCCATCATTGGGTTGTGAACTGTGACAGGCCTTCCCGGTCGTCTTGATTTTCCAGCGGGTCGCGCCACGATGGGCCACGACGATATCCAGCATCGTCGGTTCGGCCACGAGTCCCAGATCGGGAGGCGCGGTCAGAATCTGGCTCAGCCCACTCGGGTTTTCCCAGAGCTGGACCAGGTGGTTGAT
This window harbors:
- a CDS encoding PadR family transcriptional regulator, translating into MNPQLFAGTLEMLILELVSEGPTYGYEITQQVTNRSAQEFELKEGSLYPALHKMQRKKLLKSFWREVDGRRRKYYELTTQGQKVLNEKRQEWKQFSSAVDRILGAESGLA
- a CDS encoding M20 family metallopeptidase, whose translation is MDVVQLLKQLIAIPSVNPMGRAVSGDIYFEGRLTQFLCDYFEELGVEYESIEVVPGRNNVIARTPVKEGVPTILMDVHQDTVPAEGMIVPPFEGTEKDGRIYGRGACDVKGSMAAMLMAFTRLVKDNPPEAANVILSCTCDEEATVQGINHLVQLWENPSGLSQILTAPPDLGLVAEPTMLDIVVAHRGATRWKIKTTGKACHSSQPNDGVNAIYRMADVIKALQVYADELTKREAHPLCGPPTLSVGVIEGGDSVNIVPDWCTIEIDRRVIPGEDGIDVMNQVEDYLKEQLPFEFEMLPPWITGVSLSDHNNGAWSDQLLKVIDTMEPGHKKVGVPYGTHAARVNQSGVPSMVFGPGSIAQAHTVDEWVEIDQLVKSEEVYYQFCANAGRAV